The following nucleotide sequence is from Glycine max cultivar Williams 82 chromosome 9, Glycine_max_v4.0, whole genome shotgun sequence.
ttaatattttacttgaaatttcatttcatccttctatttaatttaaaaattctcttatcttttttgtttattatctagaaaaaaaatactcgtATCTAAGTTTACTTTCTTAGACACACACAAAAATACCATAGTCAACTTGTTAGTTGTCATCACTAAATTATTTCTTAAGGttaaaaatgatcttttgaATCATATCAACttacatgatttttatttgattgattaaattcataaaagcCAAAATTTATCCTTTTGTTAACTAACCCTTACATACAATTAAATATGTCATtgttatttgatatttattcattaaacTATCAACTAGTCTTACCCATCACTTTCAATTAAATtagataattttcaatttttcaactcttaacttataatttataagcTAGTTTTATTAAACATGAATCTTTTCCATAAACTTTAGGTGTGTTGTCATCTAAGTTACAATCATCATTGGATTTCATTAAATTTCAGTTACAAGTAACTTTGGCTCCTCAAATTGTTTAATTAAGTTACTTGAgctacttttaaaattaaataaatctagtttttctttacctaaaaattaaaatcttgagGGCCATTTAGTTTGAGAagactgattttatttttaattataaagaatgctaacttattttatattgtttggTATTTCCAAACAAATGTATGAGAAatactgaaaatagaaaaaaaaatattgttttcattacttctatattaacttttttaaaataagaaacaaaggaacaaaatgacattttttaaggTTAGAAATAGGCCAAGTAAGTTAGGTTTTGTCTAAATTGAAGTTTAGTTTGATTTGCTTTAAAATCTTGAATTATAAGTCAACTTTTTAAGTCTGATATAatcttttagtttatttaaaaatttatttcttattaagaCTCTATGTTGACTAAAGAATCTATGCTTCAAAAAGTTAATAGACTTACATACTAACAAGCTTATCAGACTAGAAAATCAAAAccacaaaatcaaatttcattttgtatatatattaaaactagttcaatttataataaaaaaactggtttaaaaataaaaaacacaatgctttaatttctataatactatattaataatattatttttaataaaaataatattatttataaaaatattagtctGTCAagtatagtaatttttttttctaaaagttcaTAATCGTGCTTACTCAACTATATAaaaaggtttttaaaaaacatggACATGAACTATTCGCTGAATAGGATAGGTAAAGAAGTCTTAAATGGTATGGATTAGGCCTTAAGCTCCTAATGGACCCTCTAACCTATTTTTAtccctaatattttttaattaaaagataaaattacatttttgatCTTCCTAATtgtctttaattttgattttagtctccctttaaatttattcatgaaTTTAGTTCCCTAGTTATATCAAATCCTGTAAATGTGATTTCCAAATCCAGATTTAAATATTGACTGTCATGTGTTATGTTCTGATTGGACGTGAAAAGATGCATCCAAGAGCCAGTTCTAACATTTTTCTATTCATCGTCCAATCAAAATGTGACACGTGCCAATCAATATTTCACTATAACAGgcaacatttaaatttgaatttgaaatcacATTTACGAGATTTGACATAATTTGAGGACTAAAttcatgaataaatttaaaggaagattaagattaaaattcaagataaCTAGGGAgatcaaaaatacaattttgactaattaaaattaaaattttaatttttttatcgaaCAAATCTCCCATAGAATTATTTCATACTCAAACTATTTAcaaattaacttaattaaattgtttaagaCCTTTTTTCTCCATTCAAAATTTTACCAACCAAAATACCAATTTTTGACAAGACGAATATGTAGTTTTTTAAGAGGGCAACATAAAAGAATATAGGTAATAAGAAAATGATACTACTTAAGAAGATGATACTTTTTGTTTTAGAGAAACTTAAGAAGATGATACTTAAGATGTTAACAAAACCGTTTTATTATCCAACAACAATAATCTTTTGGTGGTAAGACATTTTGGGTTTGATAATCACGACTAATACAGTTATATTGCACTATTAGATCCAATAATTGATTCATAACACTGCTTTAATTTGAGCGATGCCACAAATTAAGGAGTGAGCAAGTCCCCTCAAGAGTCAAGCCTGATCGTCAACGGTCAACTCCTCAATAACATTCCCATGGTTGAAGTGATTAAACCCTTCAACTCCAGAGCATTTGCTAGCCAACACTGGTGATGAATAAAGCCCTTTGCGTGCAACAATAACCGAGTTaataacctcatcagtgggGTGAAAAACCGATAGAACTTCAAAGCCTTTGAGATCAGAAGAAGGATCAACCACAGGGTAGAGAAAAGCCCTAGCACCATGTGCACTCCTCAGCAACAAAATAGCCCCAGGAGCCATGAATTTGGCCAAGTGGCTAATGACTCTTCCTTTCTCCTTATGGTCCATTCCCACAAGTGCTGCCAAGAACACCACGTTGTAGTCCTTGAGGCCATTCGACACGTTTAGAATGTCACAAGTGTGGAAGAACATCCTCTTCGACAAGTCGGTGTCCGAGGAGACAAGTTCATGGGCCTTGGCATTTGCCAATGGATCCATGTCGTAGTTGTGGAAGCATGTGTGTTTGAGGTAATGTGTGGCCAACATGATTGAGGTGAGAGGAAGAGGACCTGACCCCACAAAGGCTAGTTGGGTAGGGACTTGTGTGATGTGAGTGGTTAACATGGTGAACTCCAAGTGGCTAAGTTTGAAGTAGTTGGAGTAGTAAGGGAAGAGTTTCATGTGGCTTAAAGGGTTCTCATATGATCCTATTAGGGTTGAGTAGTGGTTCTCAAGAAGCCCTTCAGCTTTCCCACAAAGCCTAATTAGCTTGGCTATGGTTTCTCTAACTTGTTGGCTTAGTTTGGTAACATCTATTTGGCATGGGGTGGTGCAAATTGTGACAAGTTGGGTGAAGAGGTTGTTGACATGGTTTGAAGGGTTGAGGTCTTCTAGTTTGGAGATTTTTTCATAGATTTCACATACCTTTTCTACTTTCATCATTTCTTGTTGGTTCTCCATTCTTTAAACTTGCACAAAGGAAGGATGCTAGAATCAAAGACTCACaaggacttttttctttctctagcTAGCACCTTACCCTTGAATTTCAGTTTCACAACACCCTTTCAATACCAATTTATAAGTGCACTGCAAGACTGTTTTTCTGTTTAGGCTTTAGAGGCTATTAATTATTACACGTATCGTTGCTTGATTGGTCCACTTTGGTGCAAGTTGTTGTAAGAGCCCCATTATTTGCAGTTTAtctcttaattaaataatgGTCAAGTGCATCATGAAGCAGTGCGGCACTACATTCAAGACAAGAAGGTCGCCTAAGAAAGCTACTCTTGCTTATTGAGCATatattgaaaaggaaaaagatataACCACTGTTCTTAACGTCAAAGATAAATCGTTTTGCAATGAAGAATAAATAAGTTTGTGGTTCTTTCCATGTTGTGCGTTATGACACCCACATGTATTCTTATATCAGCTCCATCACTAATAGTGAAGATAGGGATAGAGAGCTTAGAGGTAGAAGATATGGCAACATTGTGCAACATTTTTCACTCAAATTctgaataatatttgaatattgtaAGCATGTAGAATTCCAAAAACTTTaaaggaagggaaaaaaaaggataacATGGTTTTGATATTGTAGAATTGAAATGTTAGGTTGCAGAATTTTTTTAGAGCACACTAAGGTAATTCAGCTAACTGTTattgaaattatattataatctcCATGAA
It contains:
- the LOC100814069 gene encoding nicotianamine synthase-like protein — encoded protein: MENQQEMMKVEKVCEIYEKISKLEDLNPSNHVNNLFTQLVTICTTPCQIDVTKLSQQVRETIAKLIRLCGKAEGLLENHYSTLIGSYENPLSHMKLFPYYSNYFKLSHLEFTMLTTHITQVPTQLAFVGSGPLPLTSIMLATHYLKHTCFHNYDMDPLANAKAHELVSSDTDLSKRMFFHTCDILNVSNGLKDYNVVFLAALVGMDHKEKGRVISHLAKFMAPGAILLLRSAHGARAFLYPVVDPSSDLKGFEVLSVFHPTDEVINSVIVARKGLYSSPVLASKCSGVEGFNHFNHGNVIEELTVDDQA